The Agromyces mariniharenae sequence GACGACGCGGCCTTCGCCGAGGGCGACCTCAGCTTCGTCGACTTCGACGCGTTCTCGAGCGACGACTTCACCCCCGGCAACTACAGCTAGTCGCCGAATCGCACGAAGGGCCCCGGAGCATTCCGGGGCCCTTCGTCGTGCCGCCGCGTCTTCCGCGCGGCTTCGCGGTGGGGCGTGCGCCCGTTGCTACAGTGAGCCCAGTCGCGGGTGCGAGGGCGCCCGGAAGGAGCGCGATCATGAGCAGCACGACTCCCGGATCCGACCCGGAGCGCCCGCACGACCCCGATGCCGTCGACCGTGGGCCGTCGGCCGACGACGCGCCGGCCGACGAGGCATCGGCCGACACGGGCGCGCACGAGCCGCTCGGCGCCGATGACGCGGCCGCGGCATCCGCGCCCGACGCCCCGGCTGAGCCCGAGCCTGGGCCCGAGCGCGCGCCCGAGCCCGTCGCCTCGCCCGAGCCCGACGTGCGGCCGGCGGATGCCGCGCCGGAGGTCGAGCCCGAACGCGAGCCCGAGCCGGCAGTGGCGGAGCCCGCGGCATCCGAGCCCACTGCATCCGCACCCATCGCACCTCCCGAGCCCGAGCCTGCGCCTCCGGCACCGGTCGTGACGGAGTCCGCGCCTGCCGACGACACGTCGCGCCTCGACGCGGCGGTGCAGCGCGCGAACGCCGAGCCCGTGGCATCCGACGACGTGGGGGAGCACGGCGCCCCCGAGCCCGTGCCCGCCGGCAGCGTGCGCCGCGAGACGTACGTGCCGGCTGCGACGGTCGCCGCGGGCACCGCGGCCGGCGCGGCGACGCTCGCCCCCGAGCCCGACGCCGTGCCCACGGCGCTCGCCGCCCCGCAGACCGTCTACGTGCAGGCGCCGAACCCGCCGAAGTCCCGCGGCAACCGCGGGTTCGGCGTGGTCGTCGCGCTCGTTGCCGCAGCCGTCTTCGCACTGCTGTACGCCGGCATCGGCTACCTCGTGCTCCTCGCGCAGAGCGATCCGGCGCGGGCCGCGACGGTGTTCGTCCAGTTCGTGGCGCAGCCCGTGTACTGGGTGCCGATCATCGCGACGTTCGTGGGCTTCACGCTCCTGGCCGCCATCGTGAACCGCGGCGCGTGGTGGTACTACGCCGTGTTCGGCCTGCTGGTGGGCGTGTTCGTGTACCTCTCCTACATCGGTGCCGCGCTGCTGACCGTGCAGGCCTGGACCATGACGATCGACGAGGCGAACGACTTCATCCGGGCGCGCTGGCTCGACCCGTTCGCCCTCATCGCGGGCATCCTCGCCCGCGAGATCACGATCTGGCTCGGCGGCTGGGTCGCCTCGCGCGGCCGCGCGGTCACCGAGCGCAACCGCCTGGCCCGTGAGGCCTACGACCGCGAGCTCGCGGCGGGGCCGCAGCCGACCCGCCCCTAGGGGTTCCGGCAGCGACCGGATCGTACCCGGCGGCGTCCACGCCGCCGGGTACGCTGCTGTGTCGGGGATGGTGACTCCTCCCCATCGACAGCACCCGTCCGATCGGGTTTGCTGGCTCGTTGACCCTGCACCCGAGGAGCCACGTGAGCATCACCATGCACGTCGACGACGCGCCTGCGCCCGGTCTCGACGCAGCCGGGCGACCCGACCCGGCGTACGCGGCCCGTCTCGGACTCCGGCCCGCGCCGTCGGGTCGACGCGCCGCCGCGTTCACGCTCGACGCCACCGCCTACGCGCTGGCGGCGTCGCCGGCGATCGTCGGCGCGGTGCTGCTGGCGAACGCGGTCGTCGGGTCGGATGCCGCGACCGGGGTCGACCCGTCGTCGCTCGTGCTGCCCCTGGTGCTCGTCGCCGTCGGACAGCTGCTCGTGACCACGTTCGGCATCACGCAGCTCGCGATGCACGGACGACGCGGCGTCACGCTGGGCAAGCGCGCGCTCGGACTGCGCTCGGTGCAGGTGGCCGACTTCGGCCGCGTTGGATTCTGGCGCGTCGTGCTGCGCGTGCTCGTGCTCTGGGCGTCGCAGGTCGTGCTGCCGTTCGTGGGACCCGCGCTGATGTTCGCGTCGGGACTCTGGGACCCCGAGCAGCGCGGTCGCAGCTGGCTCGATCGCGTCGGACGCTGCTGGGTCCTCGACGTGCGCGAGGGGCTCGACCCGTTCGACCTCAAGGCGCTCCGCCACGCACGTCGGCAGCTCGACGCGCCGGCCGCCTCGGTCGCGCGCATGCCGTCGCTCGCGACGGATCGCGGGGTCGACGAGGAGACGTTCATCCCGCAGGCGCGCTCCGCCTCGGGGGTCGTGGCCGCAGTGGCCGAGGCCGGCGCATGGACGCCGCCGCCGATCGCGGCGCCCGCAGCGTCGTCGACGGCGGTTGCGTCGCCCGGGGCGCCGGCCGTCGCGGCATCCGCTGCCGTGCCCGCCCCGGCCGTCGCGGCATCCGCTGCCGTGCCCGCCCCTGCGGCCGCGCCCGCGCCGACCCCGTCGCTCGCCCCCGCCGCGGTGTTCGCGTTCGACGACGGCAGCCGCCTCGACGCCTCGGGCACCGGCCTCCTCGGCCGCCGCCCCGCGCGCGCCGAGGGCGACCCCGCCGGCACCCTGCTCGTGCCCCTCGACGACGACTCCATGGGCATCTCGAAGACCCACGCACGCTTCGACGTCGACGACGCCGGCATCTGGATCACCGACCGCTGGTCGCGCAACGGCACGAGCGTCGCCGCGCCGGGCCGCGCCCCGGTCGAGCTCGTCCCGGGCGCGCGCACGCGCGTGGACGGCGGCACGAAGGTCGAGCTCGGCGGCCGCTGGTTCGTCGTCGAGGAGGTGACGGCCCGATGAGGCTGAAGCTGGGCCTGCGCCGCCAGTCCGGCGCCGCCGCCGACGTCGTCGTGACGACCGACGCGACGGCGACGGTCGGCGACGTCGCCCGATCGATCGCCGATGACGATCCCGCGTCGGCGCACCTGCCGCGGCATGCGGGGCCGTTGACGCTCGCGGTCGCGCCGCCCACGTCGAGCGAGCCCGTCGTGCTCGATCCCGACCTGCCCGTCGCCGACGCGCCCATCGGCTCCGGCTTCAACGCGGCCGTGGTGTCGCCGAGCGCCCGACGCGCGGCCGACGCGGGCACGGTCGCGATCCTGCACGTGCACACCGGCGCCGACGCCGGGCGCCAGGTGCCGCTCGGCCGCGGCCAGCACGTCATCGGGCGCAGCGCCGACGCCGACGTCGTGCTGCAGGACGCCCTCGTCTCGAAGCGCCACGCGCGCATCGAGGTCGACCAGGCCGTCGAGCTCGTCGACCTCAACTCCGCGAACGGCCTCATCGTCGACGGCGGCCCCATGACGC is a genomic window containing:
- a CDS encoding RDD family protein, with protein sequence MSITMHVDDAPAPGLDAAGRPDPAYAARLGLRPAPSGRRAAAFTLDATAYALAASPAIVGAVLLANAVVGSDAATGVDPSSLVLPLVLVAVGQLLVTTFGITQLAMHGRRGVTLGKRALGLRSVQVADFGRVGFWRVVLRVLVLWASQVVLPFVGPALMFASGLWDPEQRGRSWLDRVGRCWVLDVREGLDPFDLKALRHARRQLDAPAASVARMPSLATDRGVDEETFIPQARSASGVVAAVAEAGAWTPPPIAAPAASSTAVASPGAPAVAASAAVPAPAVAASAAVPAPAAAPAPTPSLAPAAVFAFDDGSRLDASGTGLLGRRPARAEGDPAGTLLVPLDDDSMGISKTHARFDVDDAGIWITDRWSRNGTSVAAPGRAPVELVPGARTRVDGGTKVELGGRWFVVEEVTAR